In Musa acuminata AAA Group cultivar baxijiao chromosome BXJ3-9, Cavendish_Baxijiao_AAA, whole genome shotgun sequence, a single genomic region encodes these proteins:
- the LOC135649976 gene encoding disease resistance protein RGA2-like — protein MAQGRLLGMPNHMEMIRDRLWAINGTIKDAEHRALKEPELEEWVTDVGAAIVDVDDLLGRILDWHPRGGAAAASNRSSHSICSIREASRQAILLELKEMVGRLNYLVRRGSVLGLWKEILESVDPRQEEEYSTVLREEVVGRNEDVEKIIDILQQQQQSGDGVEWLLIDGEDGRTTLARLIYHHPWVREQFQHRIWVDVSKVAYLDPTMIMREFTSSITGEPCEDIWLFFDGIHGSKYLLVLDDLNIGEEDRDKWSQLESFLLLVGAPGSTVVVVPFFNSRLIESVLGSTRLIESIILGSTDLVFTQYKWGSSSVRKYELGSLSKDDWVKLCMRQALIRPDQHEQANAIIQLCNSDYSSSDDGSPVFAKVFGSPMFAKVFGTAFRYAEMNRWQQRIDEHGHDYVFNQVKERVNNQVMALIVSHCLSRKWTRFMLYGWLIRHGGDMVDYKDLLHVLAAEGLLPYSVDEGMTGENAQLRVSNETYSSITITKYCYTLSAVDSNSTIPRQCLHLRILVDSNTIVFPNAFFDGVNMLRSLVLQPEQMDHQHKYQILDIPKGMFNNLIHVRILYLRAIRVQQLPDTVGKLLILRYLNLSQSEIQALPESLCKLKNLRVLNLAHCEKLRKLPKRIHNLENLHILKLAYCTKLQRLPISVTGLINLRELDLESCQWLVELPEGLSNLKKLIDLNVYRCPLNQMSREISQMSNLMKLYGYIKISDIGNVFSELQSLMNLKELVLQNLEQVSNSEDALKLHDVLPRLRYLRLNWKWDNTDDMRTSELVSLQVLENFRPNPNLKKLEIILYASEEFPEWIKNGFDCLHKLKWIKLINLKKCKRLPSLGGLHDLKIIEISGMDLINAMDEAFYGENENGTFPNLEKLILSDMPALEKWLKVERRERLFPRLGELTLIQCPKFKALEVDLEVTRLSIWLNNKMLRTSEFKGWHNLQSIEHLEIVGCQEMRRLPQDMERCDRLHKLRIIGCDNLDCLPEWLQGFESLKYLCMYGCRALSFMPEKLKRFVEVKGCPKLRR, from the coding sequence ATGGCGCAGGGGCGACTGCTAGGCATGCCAAACCACATGGAGATGATTCGAGACCGCCTGTGGGCTATCAATGGCACGATCAAGGACGCCGAGCATCGAGCGTTGAAGGAACCGGAGTTGGAGGAGTGGGTGACCGACGTCGGTGCAGCCATTGTGGACGTCGACGATCTGCTCGGTAGGATCCTTGACTGGCACCCAAGAGGAGGAGCGGCTGCAGCATCGAATCGCTCGTCACACTCCATCTGCAGCATCCGAGAGGCCTCTCGCCAAGCCATTCTATTGGAGCTCAAGGAGATGGTAGGCAGGCTGAACTATCTGGTGAGGAGGGGGTCTGTGTTGGGCCTCTGGAAGGAGATACTGGAGTCTGTGGATCCACGACAAGAAGAAGAGTACTCCACCGTCCTAAGAGAAGAGGTGGTGGGACGGAACGAGGATGTAGAAAAAATCATCGACATtttgcagcagcaacaacagtCTGGCGATGGTGTCGAATGGCTGCTCATAGATGGCGAAGATGGAAGGACGACCCTTGCTCGGTTGATTTACCACCACCCCTGGGTGCGGGAGCAATTCCAGCATCGAATCTGGGTGGATGTCTCAAAAGTTGCTTATTTGGATCCTACGATGATCATGAGAGAATTCACGAGTTCAATAACCGGGGAGCCATGCGAGGACATCTGGCTATTCTTCGACGGAATCCATGGAAGCAAATACTTGCTCGTTCTGGATGATCTCAACATCGGGGAGGAGGACAGAGATAAGTGGTCCCAATTGGAGAGCTTTCTATTGCTCGTCGGCGCCCCGGGGAGTACCGTGGTGGTCGTTCCTTTCTTCAACTCGCGTTTAATTGAGAGTGTATTGGGGTCCACGCGTTTAATTGAGAGTATAATATTGGGGTCCACCGACTTGGTTTTTACTCAGTATAAATGGGGGTCCTCTTCTGTCCGAAAGTACGAGTTGGGGAGCCTATCGAAGGATGATTGGGTAAAATTGTGCATGAGACAAGCACTCATCCGGCCCGATCAACACGAGCAAGCAAACGCGATAATTCAATTATGTAATAGTGACTATTCTTCATCAGATGATGGGTCTCCCGTGTTCGCCAAGGTTTTTGGGTCTCCCATGTTCGCCAAGGTTTTTGGCACCGCATTCAGATATGCTGAAATGAATCGATGGCAACAACGAATCGATGAACATGGACACGATTATGTCTTCAATCAGGTTAAGGAAAGGGTGAACAACCAGGTTATGGCTTTAATCGTGTCTCATTGCCTGTCACGAAAATGGACACGATTTATGTTGTACGGCTGGTTGATTAGACATGGTGGTGACATGGTCGATTATAAAGACTTATTGCACGTGTTAGCTGCTGAAGGCCTTCTGCCGTATTCGGTCGACGAAGGGATGACAGGGGAAAATGCGCAGCTCAGAGTCTCTAATGAGACCTATTCTTCGATAACTATCACAAAATATTGCTATACGTTGAGTGCGGTTGATTCAAATTCAACAATCCCACGACAATGTCTCCATTTACGTATCTTGGTCGATTCCAATACGATAGTTTTTCCAAATGCCTTCTTCGACGGGGTAAATATGTTGAGAAGTTTGGTATTACAACCTGAGCAGATGGATCACCAACATAAATATCAAATCTTAGATATCCCAAAAGGTATGTTTAACAATCTTATACATGTACGAATTTTATATTTACGAGCTATCAGAGTCCAACAGCTACCTGATACAGTGGGCAAGTTGCTTATTTTGAGATATCTCAACCTTTCCCAATCCGAGATCCAAGCACTTCCCGAGTCCTTGTGCAAGCTCAAAAATTTACGAGTCTTAAATCTAGCTCATTGTGAAAAGCTTCGGAAGCTACCGAAACGAATACATAATCTTGAgaatttacatattttaaaattaGCTTATTGTACAAAGCTTCAGAGGTTACCTATTTCGGTCACCGGCCTTATAAATCTACGAGAGTTAGATCTGGAAAGTTGTCAATGGCTTGTTGAATTACCTGAGGGTTTGAGTAACTTGAAAAAACTTATAGATCTCAACGTATATAGATGTCCATTGAATCAAATGTCACGTGAAATAAGTCAAATGAGTAACCTCATGAAGTTGTATGGATATATCAAAATTAGTGATATTGGAAATGTCTTCTCGGAGTTACAATCATTGATGAATCTAAAAGAACTAGTGCTACAAAATCTCGAACAAGTGTCAAATTCAGAAGATgctttaaaattacatgatgtacTTCCACGACTCAGATATTTGAGGTTAAATTGGAAATGGGACAATACGGATGACATGAGAACCTCGGAATTGGTTTCATTGCAGGTGCTTGAAAACTTCCGACCTAATCCAAACTTGAAAAAATTAGAGATTATTTTATATGCTAGTGAGGAATTTCCCGAATGGATAAAAAATGGATTTGACTGTCTTCACAAGTTGAAATGGATCAAACTAATCAATCTCAAGAAATGTAAAAGGCTACCTTCACTTGGAGGACTACACGATCTCAAGATTATCGAGATAAGTGGTATGGATTTAATCAATGCTATGGATGAAGCATTCTACGGTGAAAATGAAAATGGGACATTTCCTAATTTGGAAAAACTCATATTGTCCGATATGCCTGCACTAGAAAAATGGTTAAAGGTGGAGCGACGAGAACGCTTGTTCCCGAGACTTGGTGAATTGACATTAATCCAATGTCCAAAATTCAAAGCTTTAGAGGTGGATCTGGAGGTCACAAGATTGAGTATTTGGTTGAACAATAAGATGCTGCGGACATCTGAATTCAAGGGTTGGCATAACCTCCAAAGTATAGAGCACTTGGAGATAGTTGGATGCCAAGAGATGAGGCGTTTGCCACAGGACATGGAACGGTGTGATAGACTTCACAAGTTGAGAATTATCGGATGTGACAATTTGGACTGTTTGCCGGAGTGGCTGCAAGGATTTGAAAGTCtgaaatatttatgtatgtatggctGCAGAGCTCTGTCATTCATGCCAGAGAAGCTTAAACGATTTGTCGAAGTTAAAGGTTGTCCAAAGCTGCGACGTTAA
- the LOC135649933 gene encoding integrin-linked protein kinase 1-like isoform X1, translated as MDVVAKLKRGVSRQLSLGSLSKSRFSLRRQASLDPRLGSASRFTFGRQSSLDPNRRSPVRGELGLPENLDATMRLMFMACQGDARGVEDLLKDGLDVNNIDLDGRTALHIAACEGHVDVVRLLLSWRANIDARDRWGSTASADAKYYGNDEVYGLLKARGAQTPKTRKTPMTVYNPQEVPEYELNPAELHFRRGDELQKGTCQVAKWNGTKVSVKMLDQDAYSDPVAINSFKNELTLMQKTRHPNVVQFIGAVTQNLPMMIVSEHLPKGDLGSYLKNKGRLRMNKALRFALDIARGINYLHECKPDPIIHCHLRPKNVLLDDGGQLKVAGFGSIKMLKISPDRYKLVNPMADTNSSYIAPELYKNEIFDKSVDSFSFGLILYEMIEGIPAFHTHTKAPEDVAKMICLEGSRPILKTRSKNYPADLNELIEECWDPQPMVRPTFSEIILRLDKMYANCPKNRWKDNFRLPWR; from the exons ATGGACGTGGTGGCGAAGCTGAAGCGGGGGGTCTCGCGGCAGCTCTCGCTGGGGTCGCTGTCGAAGAGCAGGTTCAGCCTCCGGCGGCAGGCCTCGCTCGACCCGAGGCTCGGTAGCGCCAGCCGGTTCACCTTCGGGCGGCAGTCGTCGCTCGATCCCAACCGGCGGAGCCCCGTGAGGGGGGAGCTCGGTTTGCCGGAGAATCTGGACGCCACCATGCGGCTTATGTTCATGGCGTGCCAGGGGGACGCCCGGGGGGTCGAGGACCTCCTCAAGGATGGGTTAGACGTGAACAACATCGATCTCGACGGGAGGACGGCGTTGCACATCGCCGCGTGTGAAGGGCATGTGGATGTCGTCAGGCTGTTGCTCAGCTGGCGGGCCAACATTGATGCTAGAGATCGGTGGGGAAGCACG GCTTCTGCGGATGCTAAGTACTATGGGAACGATGAGGTCTACGGTCTCTTGAAGGCCAGAGGAGCCCAAACCCCG AAAACTAGAAAAACTCCAATGACAGTTTATAATCCCCAAGAAGTTCCTGAGTATGAGCTGAACCCAGCAGAACTTCACTTCCGGCGAGGTGATGAACTCCAAAAG GGCACATGTCAAGTAGCTAAGTGGAATGGAACAAAGGTTTCTGTGAAGATGCTTGATCAGGATGCCTATTCAGATCCAGTTGCCAT AAATTCTTTCAAGAATGAGCTCACTTTGATGCAGAAGACTCGACATCCTAATGTGGTCCAGTTTATTGGAGCCGTTACACAGAATTTACCCATGATGATCGTTTCTGAGCATCTTCCAAAA GGTGACCTGGGGAGCTATCTTAAAAATAAAGGACGCCTACGGATGAATAAAGCTCTTCGATTTGCCCTGGACATCGCCAG GGGCATAAATTATCTTCATGAGTGCAAACCAGACCCAATAATCCATTGTCACTTAAGACCAAA AAATGTTTTGCTAGATGATGGTGGTCAGTTGAAGGTGGCAGGCTTTGGCTCGATTAAGATGTTGAAAATATCTCCTGACAGATACAAGCTAGTGAATCCCATGGCTGATACTAACA GTTCATATATTGCACCAGAGTTGTACAAGAATGAAATATTTGATAAAAGTGTTGATTCATTCTCTTTCGGTCTTATCCTTTATGAG ATGATCGAAGGAATTCCAGCTTTCCACACCCACACCAAGGCTCCTGAAgatgttgctaaaatgatttgtTTGGAAGGAAGCAGACCAATATTAAAGACTAGATCTAAGAATTATCCTGCTGATTTAAATGA GTTAATCGAAGAATGCTGGGATCCTCAGCCCATGGTGCGACCAACATTCTCAGAGATAATTCTACGACTGGACAAGATGTATGCAAATTGTCCAAAGAATCGATGGAAAGACAACTTTAGGCTTCCTTG GAGATAA
- the LOC135649933 gene encoding integrin-linked protein kinase 1-like isoform X2 produces MDVVAKLKRGVSRQLSLGSLSKSRFSLRRQASLDPRLGSASRFTFGRQSSLDPNRRSPVRGELGLPENLDATMRLMFMACQGDARGVEDLLKDGLDVNNIDLDGRTALHIAACEGHVDVVRLLLSWRANIDARDRWGSTASADAKYYGNDEVYGLLKARGAQTPKTRKTPMTVYNPQEVPEYELNPAELHFRRGDELQKGTCQVAKWNGTKVSVKMLDQDAYSDPVAINSFKNELTLMQKTRHPNVVQFIGAVTQNLPMMIVSEHLPKGDLGSYLKNKGRLRMNKALRFALDIARGINYLHECKPDPIIHCHLRPKNVLLDDGGQLKVAGFGSIKMLKISPDRYKLVNPMADTNSSYIAPELYKNEIFDKSVDSFSFGLILYELR; encoded by the exons ATGGACGTGGTGGCGAAGCTGAAGCGGGGGGTCTCGCGGCAGCTCTCGCTGGGGTCGCTGTCGAAGAGCAGGTTCAGCCTCCGGCGGCAGGCCTCGCTCGACCCGAGGCTCGGTAGCGCCAGCCGGTTCACCTTCGGGCGGCAGTCGTCGCTCGATCCCAACCGGCGGAGCCCCGTGAGGGGGGAGCTCGGTTTGCCGGAGAATCTGGACGCCACCATGCGGCTTATGTTCATGGCGTGCCAGGGGGACGCCCGGGGGGTCGAGGACCTCCTCAAGGATGGGTTAGACGTGAACAACATCGATCTCGACGGGAGGACGGCGTTGCACATCGCCGCGTGTGAAGGGCATGTGGATGTCGTCAGGCTGTTGCTCAGCTGGCGGGCCAACATTGATGCTAGAGATCGGTGGGGAAGCACG GCTTCTGCGGATGCTAAGTACTATGGGAACGATGAGGTCTACGGTCTCTTGAAGGCCAGAGGAGCCCAAACCCCG AAAACTAGAAAAACTCCAATGACAGTTTATAATCCCCAAGAAGTTCCTGAGTATGAGCTGAACCCAGCAGAACTTCACTTCCGGCGAGGTGATGAACTCCAAAAG GGCACATGTCAAGTAGCTAAGTGGAATGGAACAAAGGTTTCTGTGAAGATGCTTGATCAGGATGCCTATTCAGATCCAGTTGCCAT AAATTCTTTCAAGAATGAGCTCACTTTGATGCAGAAGACTCGACATCCTAATGTGGTCCAGTTTATTGGAGCCGTTACACAGAATTTACCCATGATGATCGTTTCTGAGCATCTTCCAAAA GGTGACCTGGGGAGCTATCTTAAAAATAAAGGACGCCTACGGATGAATAAAGCTCTTCGATTTGCCCTGGACATCGCCAG GGGCATAAATTATCTTCATGAGTGCAAACCAGACCCAATAATCCATTGTCACTTAAGACCAAA AAATGTTTTGCTAGATGATGGTGGTCAGTTGAAGGTGGCAGGCTTTGGCTCGATTAAGATGTTGAAAATATCTCCTGACAGATACAAGCTAGTGAATCCCATGGCTGATACTAACA GTTCATATATTGCACCAGAGTTGTACAAGAATGAAATATTTGATAAAAGTGTTGATTCATTCTCTTTCGGTCTTATCCTTTATGAG TTAAGATGA